Genomic segment of Myxococcus stipitatus:
CGCCGTTGCGAGCGCAGCACCGCGCGAAGGCCCGCGTGCCGATGGAGAGGAGTCCCACGGCATCGGGTGACTCGGAGAAGCCACCGACGCGCTTCTCCCCACAGGACCACGGCGCCACGCCCTTGTAGCGGATGAGGTACTGGCCCGGCGCCTTCGCCGAGCCCCCGCGCACCGGCCCGCCGTAGCAGAGCTTCCCCTCCGCCTCGAGCTGCGCGTAGCGCGGCAGGAAGTGCAGACCGCCAATCGGGCCACGGTCCCAATCATCCCCGCAGAACACGTGCGTGAAGGCATTGCGCGGCCCCGTGCTCACCCACAGGCTGGCAAGCCAGTCGATGTTCGACTGCTTCTGACCGGGCCGTCCCGCGGCGGACAGCGCCGTCTGGATGCGTGGGTCGTCGTAATGCCGGGCGACGAAGCGACGCACCTCCGCCGCGCTCACGCTCGCGTCCGGACGCGCGGGGCACATCTGCAGCACTTCCTTGTCCAGCGCGGTCAGCACCGGTTGCTTCTCGAAGAGGGGCTTGCTGGAGCACGTCGACGCGCACTCCCTGGCGTCACGCGAGCCCCCCGCGTATCGCGGAGCCTGCGCGCCCGGAGCGCTCACGATGACGGCGGGACCTTCGTCCGAGTCCCCCTCCGACGCTTCAGCCGAGAACTCCGCCCGCAGCCGCTCCTTGCCGGCGGCCCGTTGCTCCGCGTCCGCGCGGTCCGCCGCAGCCAGCGTCGCGGCGGAGGGGGCCGCGGGAGCAGCGGACTCCTGGGCGCCTTCGCACAACACCCAGCCCTCGGCGGAGGCACCACGCAGCTTGCACCACGCGCGGCCAGGACCGCCCTTCTTGAGCAGTGGGTACGTCTGCCCGGGCTCCACCGTGAAGACGACCTTGGGCGACTCGGGCTGGTCGACCGCGTCCACGCGGACGTCGGAGACGAACGCCCCCGGGCCCGCGAGCGCGGGGAGGGTGGTCAACACCAGGCCGAGGCACAGTGCGGGGAAACGCATGGCGCGCGAGTCTATCCCAATCCGCCCCCGCCCCTCGAAGCAGGGGCGGGTGGGGTGGCTCCTCGGGCACCTGGGACGGAGGGCCGTCCCCGGGAATTCACGCCAGCTTGACGCGCGCGGCCTTCAGCTTGCCGACCTGCACCGTGTACTCGCCGGCGCCCAGGTCCGCCTTCGGGTCCGCCACTTTCTCGCCGTTCACCCGGACGCCGCCCTGGGTGATCATCTTCCGGCCCTCGGTCGCGGAGGCCACGAGCTTCGCCTCGGCCAGCACCTTCGTCACCGGAAGCGTCGCCGCGCCGGCCAGGGAGACCTCCACCTGGGGAAGGTCCTCGGCCGTCAGCTCCTTCTTCGCGAAGCGCTTCTCGAAGTCCTCTTCCGCCTTGCGTGCCGCCTCGGCGTCGTGGAAGCGCTCCGTCATCTCGCGGGCGAAGCCCAGCTTGGCGGCCTTCGGGTGCACCTCACCGCTGGCGACCTTCGCCTGCAGCTCTCCCAGTTCCTTCAGCGTCTTGGAGGAGAGGAGCTGGTAGTAGCGCCACATCAGGTCGTCGGTGATGCTCATCAGCTTGCCGAACATGGTGTCCGGCGCCTCGCTGACGCCCACGTAGTTGTCCAGGCTCTTGGACATCTTGTCGCCGACAATCTTCCCGTCGACGAGCTTCGCGCTGAGCCCCTCCAGGATGGGCCCCGTCATGATGACCTGGGGCGCCATGTTCTCCTCGCGCATCAGCTGCCGGCCCACCAGCAGGTTGAAGAGCTGGTCCGTGGCGCCCAGCTCCACGTCCGACTTCAAGGCGACGGAGTCGTAGCCCTGGAGGAGCGGGTAGAGCATCTCGTGGATGGCGATGGAGATGTTGTCCCGGAAGCGCTTCTTGAAGTCGTCGCGCTCCAGCATGCGCTGCAGCGAGTAGCGCGACGCCAGCCGAATCATTCCCTCGGTGCCCAGCTTGTCGAGCCACTCCGAGTTGAAGCGGACCGTCGTCTTCTCCGCGTCCAGCACCTTGAAGACCTGCTGCTTGTACGTCTCCGCGTTGGCCTTCACCTCGTCGCGGGTGAGCGCCGGGCGCGTGGCGTTGCGCCCCGTGGGGTCGCCAATCAGCGCCGTGAAGTCACCGATGAGGAACACCACGGTGTGGCCGAAGTCCTGGAAGCGTCGCATGCGCGTGAGCAGCAGCGAGTGGCCCAGGTGCAGGTCCGGCCGGCTGGGGTCGAACCCCGCCTTGATGACGAGCGGCTTGCCCGATTCATACGAGTACCGGAGCTTCTTCTTCAGGTCCTCGGGCGAGTGGAGATCCACCGTGCCTCGGGTGACTTCTTCGAACTGCTCCTCGGGGGTCGCCTTGCGCAGCGCGTCCGGATTCATGGCCGGCGGACCATAGCCGAAAGCCCGCCGCCGCGCGGCACTTCCACGCCGACTTTCAGGTACCCGGCAGGTGGACGCGCACGCGCTCGATGGCCCGCCCACGCCCCGTGGTGTCGTCGATGTCCAGCACCACACCCTGCAGATACACCAGCCGCTCCGCGACTTCGTAGGGCGCGTGCTTCTGGCCCAGGAACCGCGCCACGGACTGCTCCTTCTTCATCCCGATGACCGAGTCCAGGGGACCGCACATGCCCACGTCGGTGATGAACGCCGTGCCGCCCGGGAGGATGCGCTCATCCGCCGTCTGCACGTGCGTATGCGTCCCGACCACCGCGGACACCCGCCCGTCCAGGTGCACCCCCATCGCGTTCTTCTCGCTGGAGGCCTCGCAGTGCATGTCCACGAGGATGCAGGGCGTGCGCGCGCGCATCGTCTCCACCAACCCCTGCACCACCTCGAAGGGGTTGTCGTGGGTGCGCATGAAGACGCGGCCCTCCAGGTTGATGACCCCCAGCACGCGTCCGTCCGGAAGCTCCACCACCCCGTGGCCCTTGCCGGGCGTGTCCTTGGGATAGTTGGCCGGGCGCAGCAGCTTGTCGGGATGGGACGCCAGCCACGGCAGGATGGACTTCTTGGACCAGAAGTGATTGCCGCTCGTCAGGAGGTCGACGCCGCTGGCGAGCAGGGTGTCCGCCGTCTCCGGCGAGATGCCCGCGCCCTGGTCGCTGTTCTCCGCGTTGGCGACCGTCACTTCGATGCCATGGGTGGCCTTCAGACGTGGCAGGAGGGCGCGGACGGCCTGAAGCCCCGGACGACCCACCACGTCTCCCATGAAGAGGACCTTCACGTATCCAGGAAGTCCCAGGTCCGGAACAGGCCGCGGTGGGACGACAGCTCCGTCACGACCAGGTCCATGTCCACGTCATCGCCCGTGGTGGGGAGCATCTCGACGAGCTGGTCGTTGAAGGCCAGGCCCACCCGCCGGCTGCGCGCACTGGCCGCGCGAAGGGTGGCGTCGTAGTAGCCACCGCCACGCCCCAGCCGCTTGCCGTCGCCGGTGAAGCCCAGCCCGGGGACCACGAACAGGTCGATCTGGTCCACCGCGATGAGGTCCGACGAGTTCGTCGGCTCCCGCACGCCCAGACGGCCCGGCTCCAGCTCCGCCTCCGACTTGATGGCGCGGAAGGAGAGAATCCGCCCGTGCACGTGGGACAGCGGGTAGCAGACGGTCTTCTCGTCTTGCAGCGCCGCGATGAGAATGTCCCGCGTGGGCACCTCGCCCCGGATGGGGGCGTAGAGCGCCACGGTCCGCGCATTCTGGTAGTACTCCGTCGCCAGGAACCGAGACTGCACCTTGAGACCCCGCGTGTCGATGAGGTCCGGCGTCATCGCCTTGCGGCGCGCCGTCAACTCATCCCGCAGCGTCTGCTTCCTCGCCGCCGCCTCTTCCACCACCGTCTCGCTCACCGCCGCCGCTCCGCAGAAAAAGTCCCCCGCCGCATGGCCGTGTGCCCAGCATCCATTGAACCCTGAAAAGCCAGGTGGGAGCCGAATTCATGCCGCCGCAGGCTTCCCTCATCCCTCGTGAGAGGGGAGGGCTTGCACATGGCGGCCGAAACGGACCCCGGAATGGACGTATCGGTTCGAATTTCTGCCGAGCATCACGCGCCCCGCAGGGGACAGCCCTTGAAACAAAGCTACAGTGCCACCAAGGCCTCGAAATGACTGAGAAAAATCGTGACGACCTTTTGAAATGATAAGGAGGGGAGTCAGCGGGGTCAAGGCATCCTCGCGCGTTTACAAGCTGGGCGCGGCCCACCTATGATGGAGACCCCCACACCCCGCACATGCCGCCCTCGCTTCTAAACAAGGGACTCGTGACGGCTCTTTCCGTCACCTCTGGCCTCGCCTGGGCGGGTCCGAAGCTGTCTGGCTCCTACGTAGGGGATACCTACGGACAGGTGGAGTTGCGGATGGACGGCGACCGCCTGGTCGGCACGTCCTCTGGCTCTGGAGGTGGCTGCAAGTTCTCGGCGGGCACGGAGGTGCTCGCCGGGGAGTTCCAGGGCAACGTCCTGGTGGCCACGCTTCAGGTGTGCCTGGCCGGAACGCCGGAGTGTGTTGGCGCCCGGTCCTTCCCGACGCTGGCCACCTACAACCCCCACTCGGGCGTGCTGTCCGCGCGGGTCCGGCTCCCCAAGGGCTGCCACTCCCCGGGCCTGAAGGACTTCGTCCTGTTCCTGCGGAGCACAGGCGCCGGCGAGTCCGAGGACGATACCGCGAAGGACGGCGCGCTTGGTGGGCGAGGCGCTTCCCCGGCCGTCGCGGACGAAGAGGAC
This window contains:
- the tyrS gene encoding tyrosine--tRNA ligase, whose protein sequence is MNPDALRKATPEEQFEEVTRGTVDLHSPEDLKKKLRYSYESGKPLVIKAGFDPSRPDLHLGHSLLLTRMRRFQDFGHTVVFLIGDFTALIGDPTGRNATRPALTRDEVKANAETYKQQVFKVLDAEKTTVRFNSEWLDKLGTEGMIRLASRYSLQRMLERDDFKKRFRDNISIAIHEMLYPLLQGYDSVALKSDVELGATDQLFNLLVGRQLMREENMAPQVIMTGPILEGLSAKLVDGKIVGDKMSKSLDNYVGVSEAPDTMFGKLMSITDDLMWRYYQLLSSKTLKELGELQAKVASGEVHPKAAKLGFAREMTERFHDAEAARKAEEDFEKRFAKKELTAEDLPQVEVSLAGAATLPVTKVLAEAKLVASATEGRKMITQGGVRVNGEKVADPKADLGAGEYTVQVGKLKAARVKLA
- a CDS encoding TIGR00282 family metallophosphoesterase, whose translation is MKVLFMGDVVGRPGLQAVRALLPRLKATHGIEVTVANAENSDQGAGISPETADTLLASGVDLLTSGNHFWSKKSILPWLASHPDKLLRPANYPKDTPGKGHGVVELPDGRVLGVINLEGRVFMRTHDNPFEVVQGLVETMRARTPCILVDMHCEASSEKNAMGVHLDGRVSAVVGTHTHVQTADERILPGGTAFITDVGMCGPLDSVIGMKKEQSVARFLGQKHAPYEVAERLVYLQGVVLDIDDTTGRGRAIERVRVHLPGT
- a CDS encoding 5-formyltetrahydrofolate cyclo-ligase, which translates into the protein MSETVVEEAAARKQTLRDELTARRKAMTPDLIDTRGLKVQSRFLATEYYQNARTVALYAPIRGEVPTRDILIAALQDEKTVCYPLSHVHGRILSFRAIKSEAELEPGRLGVREPTNSSDLIAVDQIDLFVVPGLGFTGDGKRLGRGGGYYDATLRAASARSRRVGLAFNDQLVEMLPTTGDDVDMDLVVTELSSHRGLFRTWDFLDT